One part of the Microvirga sp. TS319 genome encodes these proteins:
- a CDS encoding DDE-type integrase/transposase/recombinase: MAARDIVISYETFREWSLRFGRTYARILKKAAAKPGGKWFLDEVFVRIRGKLHDLWRAVDQHGNVLDIVIQSRRNEKAAKRLFRKLLKAKGGRDG; encoded by the coding sequence TTGGCTGCGCGGGACATCGTGATCAGCTACGAAACCTTCCGTGAGTGGAGCCTGCGCTTTGGGCGGACCTACGCCAGGATCCTCAAAAAGGCGGCGGCAAAACCTGGTGGCAAATGGTTTCTGGACGAGGTGTTCGTCCGCATCCGAGGCAAACTGCACGACCTCTGGCGAGCGGTTGATCAACATGGAAACGTGCTCGACATCGTGATCCAGAGCCGCCGCAACGAAAAGGCAGCCAAGCGCCTCTTTCGCAAGCTGCTAAAGGCCAAGGGCGGTCGTGACGGATAA
- the minD gene encoding septum site-determining protein MinD: protein MKKPRPKHSKAKTKPRQGRVLVVTSGKGGVGKTTSTAALGAALAQGGQKVVLVDFDVGLRNLDLVMGAERRVVFDLINVIKGEAKLAQALTRDRRLDTLALLPASQSRDKDSLTDDGVARIMAELRALFEWIICDSPAGIEKGATLAMRHADVAVVVVNREVSSIRDADRIIGMLDAKTARAENGQRIEKQLLLTRYDLVRARRGEITTVETVLEILSLPLLGIIPESGDVLRSSNVGAPVTLGHPGGAPARAYLDAARRLKSGVAEISTRRDKPGLLHRLFTRRAA from the coding sequence ATGAAGAAGCCAAGGCCAAAGCACTCCAAGGCGAAGACGAAACCCAGGCAGGGCAGGGTCCTGGTGGTGACCTCCGGCAAGGGCGGCGTCGGCAAGACCACCTCGACGGCAGCCTTGGGTGCGGCCCTGGCTCAGGGCGGCCAAAAGGTTGTTCTGGTCGACTTCGATGTTGGGCTGCGCAACCTGGATCTCGTCATGGGGGCCGAGCGCCGGGTGGTCTTCGACCTGATCAACGTCATCAAGGGCGAGGCCAAGCTCGCGCAGGCTCTCACCCGCGACAGGCGCCTCGACACGCTCGCGCTCCTGCCGGCCTCGCAGAGCCGCGACAAGGACAGCCTGACCGACGACGGCGTGGCCCGCATCATGGCCGAACTGCGGGCGCTGTTCGAATGGATCATCTGCGACAGCCCGGCCGGCATCGAGAAAGGCGCGACCCTGGCCATGCGGCATGCCGATGTGGCCGTGGTCGTCGTGAACCGGGAGGTATCGTCGATCCGCGATGCAGACCGCATCATCGGCATGCTCGATGCGAAGACCGCACGAGCCGAGAACGGACAACGCATCGAGAAGCAGTTACTCCTCACCCGTTACGATCTCGTTCGGGCCCGGCGCGGGGAGATCACGACGGTGGAGACCGTGCTCGAGATCCTGTCCCTTCCGCTGCTCGGAATCATCCCGGAGAGCGGGGACGTGCTGCGCTCCTCGAATGTTGGAGCGCCGGTGACCTTGGGCCACCCCGGCGGCGCACCGGCTCGGGCCTATCTTGATGCCGCGCGCCGGCTGAAGAGTGGGGTGGCCGAGATCAGCACGCGAAGGGACAAGCCTGGCCTGTTGCACAGGCTGTTCACCCGGCGTGCTGCTTAG
- a CDS encoding flavodoxin family protein, with protein sequence MKTLLIAYHSMTGGTRQMVEAAARGAASEPTVRVRLLPAPDAQAADLLEADGYIFGTPENLAAMAGLMKDFFDRTYYPALDRISGRPYATLICAGGDGHNAARQVERIATGWRLKAIADPLIVCTHAQTPEAILAPKVIGPDDLMRCEELGAALAAGMSIGVF encoded by the coding sequence ATGAAAACCCTTCTGATCGCGTATCATTCGATGACCGGAGGCACCCGTCAGATGGTAGAGGCTGCGGCCCGTGGCGCAGCTTCGGAGCCGACCGTTCGCGTGCGCCTGCTTCCGGCGCCGGATGCTCAGGCCGCCGACCTCCTCGAGGCGGACGGCTACATCTTTGGCACTCCCGAGAACTTGGCCGCCATGGCCGGACTGATGAAGGACTTCTTCGACCGGACCTACTATCCGGCGCTTGATCGTATCAGCGGGCGCCCCTACGCGACGCTGATCTGCGCCGGCGGCGACGGCCACAACGCCGCGCGTCAAGTGGAGCGCATCGCGACCGGGTGGCGGCTCAAAGCCATTGCGGATCCGCTGATCGTCTGTACCCACGCCCAGACACCGGAAGCGATCCTGGCCCCAAAGGTCATCGGTCCAGACGATTTGATGCGCTGCGAAGAGCTCGGGGCAGCTCTGGCGGCAGGAATGAGCATCGGGGTGTTCTAG